In Desulfobacterales bacterium, the following are encoded in one genomic region:
- a CDS encoding nickel-dependent hydrogenase large subunit: MTIIKKILPLNRVEGDIEIHFELDENHRVTDARSVGTLYRGIENLMTGRAPLDSLVITPRICGICTTAHLNAAAKALDMAFSVRVPDNAQRLRNVTLLVEHIQNDLRHFFLLFMPDCTRTPYKDHPMHGEALHRFRVLKGESTIQIVQETKKIIEIIAILGGQWPHSSFMVPGGVVSVPSSNDIFQCRHILRNFVKWYERRVLGCTIARWQEVITRKDLEAWLGESPLHQQSELGFFIQFALSAGLDQLGRGCETFISCGGPELPAQTHVKGVGGGNSFLPSGLFSSDGLSPFDQQHIAEDISCAFYHGTTSHPFEGRTMPDLDDAGGRKYSWAKAPRYNGKPAETGPLADLLVAGMPLFVELNRTIGASVFLREFARLVRPALLLPAIEQWLREMADCSSTFFQDYPVSDAAKGYGLVLASRGILGHWVRIEDGKVANYQVITPTAWNASPMDAKGVHGPCEQAIIGTRVHDPDDPVAVEQIVRSFDPCLVCTVHAVDLR; the protein is encoded by the coding sequence ATGACAATTATAAAGAAGATACTCCCGTTGAACCGGGTGGAAGGCGACATCGAGATTCATTTTGAACTGGATGAGAACCACCGGGTCACGGATGCCCGCAGTGTCGGCACCTTGTATCGGGGCATTGAAAATCTGATGACGGGCCGGGCGCCGCTGGACAGTCTTGTCATAACGCCTAGAATCTGCGGTATTTGCACCACTGCTCACTTGAACGCGGCTGCCAAGGCGCTGGATATGGCTTTTTCCGTCCGCGTGCCGGATAATGCGCAGCGGTTGCGCAATGTGACGTTACTGGTTGAGCATATTCAAAATGATCTGCGGCATTTTTTTTTATTGTTCATGCCGGATTGCACCCGAACTCCTTATAAAGACCATCCCATGCATGGTGAAGCCTTGCACCGCTTTCGCGTGTTGAAAGGCGAAAGCACCATTCAGATTGTTCAGGAAACAAAAAAAATAATCGAAATTATCGCTATTCTGGGTGGTCAATGGCCCCATTCCTCTTTTATGGTGCCCGGCGGTGTTGTTTCCGTGCCGAGCAGCAATGATATTTTCCAGTGTCGCCATATTCTGCGGAATTTTGTAAAATGGTATGAACGGCGGGTGCTCGGATGCACCATTGCCCGCTGGCAAGAAGTAATCACCCGAAAGGATCTGGAGGCTTGGCTCGGCGAGTCCCCCTTGCATCAACAAAGTGAGCTTGGCTTTTTTATTCAATTCGCCTTAAGTGCCGGGCTGGATCAACTCGGCCGCGGATGCGAGACCTTTATCAGTTGCGGCGGGCCGGAACTGCCGGCGCAAACGCACGTAAAAGGGGTTGGCGGCGGCAATTCGTTTTTGCCGTCCGGGCTCTTTTCTTCGGATGGCCTATCGCCCTTTGATCAACAGCACATTGCCGAAGATATTTCCTGCGCGTTTTACCACGGTACCACCAGCCATCCGTTCGAAGGCCGAACCATGCCCGATCTGGACGATGCCGGCGGCCGCAAATACTCCTGGGCAAAAGCCCCCCGATACAACGGGAAACCGGCGGAAACCGGCCCGCTGGCCGACTTGCTGGTGGCCGGCATGCCTCTTTTTGTTGAATTGAATCGCACGATAGGGGCCAGTGTGTTTCTGCGGGAGTTTGCCCGGTTGGTGCGGCCGGCCCTCTTGTTACCCGCCATTGAACAGTGGTTGAGAGAAATGGCCGATTGCAGCTCCACTTTTTTCCAGGATTATCCGGTCAGTGATGCCGCAAAGGGATACGGCCTGGTGCTGGCCTCCCGCGGCATTTTGGGGCATTGGGTAAGGATTGAGGACGGAAAGGTTGCCAACTACCAGGTGATTACGCCCACGGCCTGGAATGCATCCCCCATGGACGCCAAAGGCGTGCATGGGCCCTGCGAGCAGGCGATTATCGGCACCCGGGTTCATGATCCGGACGACCCGGTGGCGGTCGAACAAATCGTGCGTTCCTTTGATCCGTGCCTGGTGTGCACGGTGCATGCCGTCGATTTAAGATAA
- a CDS encoding NADH:ubiquinone oxidoreductase, with translation MAKTLYWIQGGSCGGDTWSLFNAETPDIIQLFESLGIDILWHQALWMARPAVVEDLNRRILSGEQRLDILCVEGAVIHGPNGTGRFDMLPGGPKKDIIKALAQKARYVIAVGTCASFGGIGIDSPTMAGGLQFTKWEMGGLLGQQWRSFADYPVINLPGCPCHCDVMVGTLSAIAEEAPLTLGHYNTPVDWYGIMVHQGCTRNEYHEYRVEEKKFGEKGCLFFYMGCHGPLVTGPCNKALWNRRSSKTRVGVPCFGCTSPDFPHLYPFFETRNIEGIPIELPDGVSRAHYMAYKGMAAAAAPKRLIKRKTGI, from the coding sequence ATGGCCAAGACGCTTTATTGGATTCAAGGCGGCAGTTGCGGCGGCGATACCTGGTCGCTCTTCAACGCGGAAACCCCTGACATCATTCAACTCTTCGAATCGTTGGGCATTGATATTCTCTGGCACCAGGCCCTTTGGATGGCTAGGCCCGCGGTGGTCGAGGATCTCAACCGGCGAATTTTATCCGGAGAGCAACGCCTCGATATATTATGCGTCGAGGGGGCGGTGATTCACGGTCCTAACGGTACCGGCCGCTTTGACATGTTGCCCGGCGGTCCGAAAAAAGACATCATCAAGGCATTGGCTCAAAAAGCGCGGTATGTGATCGCGGTGGGAACCTGCGCCAGTTTCGGCGGTATCGGCATTGACAGCCCCACCATGGCGGGTGGCCTGCAATTTACCAAATGGGAAATGGGCGGGCTTTTGGGCCAGCAATGGCGTTCATTCGCCGATTACCCCGTTATCAATTTACCGGGGTGTCCCTGTCATTGCGATGTGATGGTCGGCACACTTTCCGCGATAGCTGAAGAGGCGCCCTTAACCCTGGGGCACTACAATACGCCCGTTGACTGGTACGGCATCATGGTGCATCAGGGGTGTACCCGTAACGAGTATCATGAATACCGGGTGGAGGAAAAAAAATTCGGTGAAAAAGGGTGCCTGTTTTTTTATATGGGATGCCATGGCCCGCTGGTAACCGGGCCGTGCAACAAGGCCCTGTGGAATCGCCGGTCGTCCAAAACACGGGTGGGGGTTCCCTGCTTTGGGTGCACGAGTCCGGATTTTCCCCACCTGTACCCGTTTTTTGAGACCCGCAATATCGAAGGCATTCCCATTGAGTTGCCCGATGGCGTCAGCCGGGCCCATTACATGGCCTATAAGGGAATGGCCGCCGCCGCTGCGCCGAAGAGACTCATAAAGCGCAAGACCGGTATCTGA
- the serC gene encoding 3-phosphoserine/phosphohydroxythreonine transaminase, whose amino-acid sequence MTEHRIYNFNAGPAALPVSVLEEIQASFLNFKGSGMSIVEVSHRSKWFDDVINDAVTRIKRLLSLSDDFDVLFLQGGASTQFFMIPMNLLPPNQSADYVNTGTWATKAIKEVKIQGKSVRVAASSEDRNFCYIPKNISFSPDAAYVHITTNNTIKGTQWATMPNTGNVPLVADMSSDILSRPFDPNPFGLIYAGAQKNMGPAGVCVVIIRKDMLARVPENLPTMLKYTTFAADNSMYNTPPCFAVYTVQLVTKWLEEEIGGLDKMSQLNDRKANALYGYMDATEFYRATADPDSRSKMNVTFRLPTEELEKRFIEAAGKNGFGGLKGHRSVGGCRASIYNPTPLKAVEALVDFMKTFEKENG is encoded by the coding sequence ATGACGGAACATCGAATATACAATTTTAACGCCGGACCGGCTGCCTTGCCGGTATCGGTTCTGGAAGAGATTCAAGCATCCTTTTTAAATTTCAAGGGATCGGGCATGTCAATCGTGGAAGTCAGCCATCGCTCCAAATGGTTCGATGACGTCATCAACGACGCCGTGACGCGAATTAAACGCCTGTTATCCCTTTCCGACGATTTTGACGTCCTCTTCCTGCAGGGCGGCGCCAGCACTCAGTTTTTCATGATCCCCATGAATCTCTTGCCGCCGAACCAATCCGCCGATTACGTCAACACCGGCACCTGGGCCACCAAGGCCATCAAAGAGGTCAAAATTCAGGGTAAATCCGTCCGGGTGGCCGCCTCATCGGAAGACCGGAATTTTTGTTATATTCCCAAAAACATTTCGTTCAGTCCGGATGCCGCCTATGTCCATATCACCACCAACAACACCATCAAAGGCACCCAGTGGGCGACCATGCCGAATACGGGCAATGTCCCCCTGGTGGCGGATATGTCTTCGGATATTTTAAGCCGGCCCTTTGATCCCAACCCCTTTGGTCTCATTTATGCCGGTGCGCAAAAAAACATGGGACCCGCCGGGGTCTGTGTCGTCATTATTCGAAAGGACATGCTGGCAAGAGTGCCCGAAAATCTGCCGACCATGCTGAAATACACCACGTTTGCAGCCGACAACTCCATGTACAACACGCCGCCGTGCTTTGCCGTCTATACGGTTCAACTGGTCACCAAGTGGCTTGAAGAGGAAATCGGGGGGTTGGATAAAATGTCCCAGCTGAACGATCGAAAAGCCAATGCCCTCTACGGCTATATGGATGCCACCGAATTTTACAGGGCAACGGCCGATCCGGACAGCCGCTCGAAAATGAATGTCACGTTCCGGCTGCCTACGGAGGAGCTTGAAAAACGGTTTATTGAAGCGGCCGGGAAAAACGGGTTCGGCGGTCTAAAAGGCCATCGGTCGGTCGGCGGATGCCGTGCCTCCATATACAATCCCACGCCCTTAAAGGCCGTTGAAGCGCTCGTTGATTTTATGAAAACGTTTGAAAAAGAAAACGGTTAA
- the ilvD gene encoding dihydroxy-acid dehydratase, whose amino-acid sequence MNMKNRKTGPYINEGIDALRKKGSRIITEGKTKHPPAALMKAAGVIGRLGDFQKRFVTVINSYTTHIPGHAHLNVLGDILCRELEQLGFNVWYAHIGSAICDGIAMGHFGMKYSLPSRELITDQIESVITAHPCDAWIGVGNCDKIGPGMLNAMARLNLPAVYVSGGPMLASKAGGDFITVYEGVGKRAIGKMTEKELDDLAETSCPGCGSCAGMFTANSMNCLAEAVGLALPGNGTIPAEVWADEEKTRTRLNPERIALIKAAAGVIHYCLENDIRPADIITEAAIDNAFMADMAMGGSTNTVLHTLALASAAGVSYDLARINELSARTPCICKVSPSRPDVHLEDVHQAGGIPTILKEISVHAGGGVSLAAQTVYGTLGDAVSPAGSPDGDIIRPVKDAFTKDGGLAVLFGNIAPKGAVVKLAGVERDMMIFEGPAVLYESQEEALSGILEGKVKDGDVVVIRYEGPKGGPGMQEMLAPTAAITGAGLKTALITDGRFSGGTRGLCIGHISPEAAAGGPIAAIQSGDRIRIDAENRRIELLLPEVALTRRMAQLPPFEPKVKHGWLARYLSHVTSADKGAVFDI is encoded by the coding sequence GCGCTGATGAAGGCCGCTGGTGTGATCGGGCGTCTGGGGGATTTTCAAAAACGGTTTGTTACCGTGATCAATTCTTATACCACCCACATTCCCGGGCATGCCCATTTGAATGTTCTGGGCGATATTCTGTGCCGGGAATTGGAACAACTGGGGTTTAACGTGTGGTATGCCCATATCGGCTCAGCCATCTGTGATGGAATCGCAATGGGGCATTTCGGGATGAAATACTCCCTGCCTTCCAGGGAACTCATCACGGACCAGATCGAATCGGTGATTACGGCGCACCCGTGTGACGCCTGGATCGGAGTCGGCAATTGTGACAAGATCGGCCCCGGCATGCTGAACGCCATGGCTCGGTTGAACCTTCCGGCCGTCTATGTTTCCGGCGGTCCCATGCTGGCCAGCAAGGCCGGGGGGGATTTTATCACCGTATACGAAGGTGTCGGCAAGCGGGCTATCGGCAAAATGACGGAAAAAGAACTCGATGACCTCGCCGAGACCAGTTGCCCCGGATGCGGCTCCTGCGCGGGCATGTTTACGGCAAACTCCATGAATTGCCTGGCTGAGGCCGTGGGCCTGGCCCTTCCCGGAAACGGCACCATTCCGGCGGAAGTCTGGGCTGATGAAGAGAAAACCCGAACCCGGTTAAATCCGGAACGCATCGCATTGATCAAGGCCGCCGCCGGCGTGATTCACTATTGCCTTGAAAATGATATTCGGCCCGCGGACATTATTACCGAGGCGGCCATCGATAACGCCTTTATGGCGGACATGGCCATGGGCGGCAGCACCAATACGGTGCTCCATACCCTGGCCCTGGCTTCGGCTGCAGGAGTTTCCTATGATCTGGCGCGCATCAACGAATTGTCGGCTCGGACACCGTGCATTTGCAAGGTCTCTCCTTCCCGGCCCGATGTGCACCTGGAGGATGTCCACCAAGCAGGCGGTATTCCGACCATATTAAAGGAAATATCCGTTCATGCCGGGGGAGGGGTGTCGCTTGCGGCCCAAACGGTCTACGGCACCCTGGGGGACGCCGTCAGCCCGGCCGGTTCGCCGGATGGAGACATCATCCGGCCCGTGAAAGACGCATTTACCAAGGACGGCGGCCTGGCCGTGCTCTTCGGCAATATTGCGCCGAAGGGTGCCGTGGTGAAGCTGGCCGGGGTGGAACGGGACATGATGATATTTGAAGGCCCGGCTGTTCTTTACGAGTCCCAGGAAGAGGCGCTTTCCGGAATTCTTGAGGGCAAGGTCAAGGATGGGGATGTGGTGGTCATTCGATATGAGGGCCCCAAGGGCGGCCCCGGCATGCAGGAAATGCTTGCGCCCACGGCCGCCATTACCGGCGCCGGGTTGAAAACCGCGCTCATTACGGACGGCCGGTTTTCCGGCGGCACGCGGGGGCTTTGCATCGGCCATATTTCTCCGGAAGCGGCTGCGGGCGGTCCCATTGCGGCCATACAATCCGGGGATCGCATTCGAATCGATGCCGAAAACAGAAGGATTGAGCTGCTGCTTCCCGAAGTGGCGCTCACCCGGCGCATGGCCCAGTTGCCGCCCTTTGAACCCAAGGTCAAACACGGGTGGCTGGCGCGGTATTTATCCCATGTCACCTCCGCGGACAAGGGTGCAGTTTTTGATATTTAG